The segment GTTCAGCTGTGTCGTGTCGATCAGCTTTGTCGTCGGTAACGCTAGATCGGGGTACCGACAAGAAGTTTCTCGAAACCGCCCGGCAACCGTTGACACAAGCATAGGGGAACACGTGTTCGAGTCAACTACCGCAGCAATCGACACGCCGAGAGGATCGTAAGGACCCGAGGAGCTACCAGCGTTCTCTCGGCACATCGAACTCGTAACAGATCGATCGCCACACTTCGCGTGGATCCACGCCGTCCTCGATGGCCTGCGCTCCGGTTCGACCTATACCGGACAGCACGTGATCGGTCAGCAGGGAATCACCACGAACGGAGCCGAACTCCTCGGTGAGCAGTTCACGAAATTCGGTCAGACGCACAACGACAACCCTAACGCCCGCGCCGTGGCGTGCTGCGGGCGAGCACCCGATGACAGACGGACACCGGATCCTCGACGGACTGCGCCCCGTCCGCCGCCGTCTCCGCTGCTCGGGCGAAGCCCGGATCGGACAGCACGGTGGCCACCGCGTCGGCGATCGAGGCCGGCGTAGCGGGTCGTACGATGACGGCACTCCCCTGCCGGGCGGCCCGATTCGCCAGCTCCCATTGATCACCACCTCCGGGGACGGTCACCACCGGAACGCCGTGGATGAGTGCCTTGGCCAGCATGCCGTGGCCACCGCCACACACCACCACATCGGCATGTCGCAGAAGTTCGTCCTGGCGGCCCAGGCCTGCGTTCGCCCAGTTCGGGAGTACGTGCGGGCCTCCATCGAGAACGGACGCCACGACCCGAACTCCCTTGCCGTCCAACCCTTTCAAAGTCATCTCGAGCATTCCCTCCGCCCCGGTGAACGCTGTCGACGGCGCGACCATCACCAGCGGTGACGAGCCGTCGGGAGCATCGAGCAGGTCGTCCGTCGGTTCCCACAGGAGCGGGCCGACCACGTGTGCGTCCTGCGGCCAGTCGGGACGGTGCACCTCGAGCGCGGGAATGGTGGCGACGAGCCGAGCAGCCGGGCCCGGATCCTCGGCAGGCAGCCCGATGCTCGTCCGTGCGCTTGACCGCTGAGCTCGCCCCTGAGCGATCGAGCGTGCCGTCAACGCGCGCATCACGGTGTCGCGCAGCCTGCCGCGAACCCCGGTCCCCGGAGCCAGGCCACTTCCGATGGGAGGCAACCCTTTCGAGGGCGAATACAGTGGATGGGGCGAGAGTTCGACCCAGGTGATACCGAGCCGCTCGGCGGCCATACCGCCGCCTGCGGTCAGGATGTCGGACACGACGAGATCGACGTTCTCCCGCTCGAGGTCGGGCAGCAACTCGGTCGAGACGAACGCCGCCCGTGAGTGGATGCGTTGTCCGGCATCGAGATCGTCGTCCTCCGGCCGCGGTGCAAGGCCACCCAACGGAAGCGCCCGCAGCCCCGCGGCATGCGCGTCGGGCACCCACCGGCTACCGGTGAAGAGGATCGGTTCGTCGCCTGCCGCGCGGAAGAGCAGAGACAGCGCGATTGCCGGAAAAGCATGCCCCGGATCGGGCCCGGCCACCACTGCTACTCGCACGAATACAGCGTGCCACACTCGAGCCGTGCCGCTCGACGTGTGCCGAGATCAGGTCGTGAGAGTCGGCCCGAACCTGTGCGGCGATCGGTCGAGATCGCGTTCGACGCAGCCTCGTTCACGCACTCTCGGGCCGGAGGTAACTGTCGACCGCATACGCCATCTCGCGTGTCACCTCGGTACCGGAGACACGCTCGGACACCATCTCCGCCGACTGCACCGCGGACTGCACCATCAGCAGCACCAGCGTGGCCAGAGTGGTGGGATCCCCCGCACGAATCGAGGAATCACGTTGTCCGGCAACGACCAGAGAAGACAGTGCGTCGATGATCAACGACTGACTGGTTCCGAGTCGATGCAGAATGTAGGTGGCCAACACGTCGGAATCGGAACGCAGAATCTTCACGAACAGCGGATGGAGTCGGATGCGGTCGGCAACTTCGCCGACGGCAGTCACGATCTGATCGCGAGCCGACGCGGTGGCGTCGAAACTCGGAATCAGGGCGCCGATCTCACGAGTGAGCAGGCTCGACACCACTGCTCGCGTATCGGCCCATCTCCTGTAGACGGTCGGCCTGCTGACCTTGGCACGACGCGCGATCTCGGCCAAGGTCGTGCGCTTGACTCCGTGTTCGAGGATGCAGGACCGGGCCGCGTCGAGAACGGTGTCCTCGACCGACTTCTCGGGAGCACCGGTTGGGGAGGGCGACTGCGGGGGCTCGGACGAGACAGGACTCGACACCGGCTGCTCGATCACGTGCCACCCTTCGCAATTCAGACAAAAGGACTGTATTTCCAGCGATAACAATCTCTTTCGTTACAGTACCTCACGGTTACACGCACATTGGGCCCGCAAATCACCGGTAACACTCATGCGCAATGTACGCCGGAGGCATCCGGCGATGAATCGTCTCGGTCACCACCACGGCCATCGTCAACCCTGGCAAGCTGATCGATGTGATCGACGAATCGTTGCAACCGTGACCCGATCGGTGACGGTGTTGACCAATCCGATGGCCGGAGGTGGGCGCGCAGGGCACGCCGGACGGCGCGCCGTGGCGCGCCTGAGGGAGCGAGAACTTCACGTCACGGCCATCGAAGGCCGCACACCAGGAGATGCGCTGACATTGCTCGAGAAGGCCGTCGGCAGCGGTACGGACGCCGTGGTCGCCGTCGGCGGCGACGGGCTCGTCAATCTCGTCGTTCAAGTGCTCGCCGGCACCGACGTTCCGATGGGCCTCATCCCGGCCGGCACCGGCAACGATCTGGCCCGGACTCTGGGCCTGCCTCGCGACGATGCTGCCCATGCAGCCGACATTGTCGCCGACAACGTCACGCGCGCAATCGATCTCGGCCGGATCGGCGAGCGCTGGTTCGCCACCGTCCTGTCCAGTGGTTTCGACTCTCTGGTCACCGAGAGGGCCAAGCGACTGCGTTGGCCGCGCGGACCTCTCCGGTACAACGCGGCCATGATGCTACAGCTGGCGTCACTGGAAAAGCTCCCGTACGTCATCGAACTGGACGATGCCGAACTTCGCCTCGACGCCACCTTGGTCGCGGTCGGAAACGGCAGGAGCTACGGAGGCGGCATGGTCGTGTGCCCTGCCGCGCGGGTGGACGACGGTCTGCTCGATGTCACCGTCGTTCGCGCGGTGAGTCGGACGCGACTGCTCGGACTGTCGCCGACTCTCTATCGGGGAACACACATCGACTTGCCGGAGGTCGACACCTACACCTCGACGCAGGTCACGCTGCGGTGCGACGGAATCGTCGCCTATTCGGACGGGGAACGTGTCGCAGAACTACCTGTTACCGCACGTTGCGTGTCGCGGGCACTTCGAGTGTTCGTAGATCAGGTTTCTGCGTCTCGTGGGTGACCGGTACCGCCGCGTCAGAACTTCAGCGACGAGCGATCGTCGTTCGACGAGATCGCCTTGTACAGCCACACCAGTCCCAACACGATCGCGCCGGCCACCACCAGCCAGAAGACACCCTTGATGATGGTGCCCAGAAGCGCGAGCGCAATCCAGATCAGAACGATGAATCCCAGTACTTTCCAGAACATGAGTGCTCCTACCGTGTCGCCGCGCACCGTGTCGTATCGCGTACTTCGATACTGTCACCAGGGCGCGACGAACACATCGGGGTGAACCCTGAATTGTCTCAGCGGTGCCGCGACCGGATCTGGTCGATCTCGGTGAGCGCCTCGGCCCATCCCTGCAGTCGATCCGTCGCCGACAGCAGCTCGCGTCGATGCGATTCCACGACCGTCGTCGACGCCGATCCGGCCGGTCCGGTCATCCGCGCGGCCGCTGCGACGAGCTGCTCGTACTGATCGACCCCGGTAGCGAGTTCGGCTGCAGCCGAAGCTATTCCGTTGCTCAGGTGTTCGCGGGTCACAGCGCTCGCCGCCCCCGCACGTTCCAGAGCGGCGATGTCGACGGCGACTCCTTCGAGACCGCGGGCTGCATCGGAGGTCACCGCGATCATCTCCTCGACGTCGTCGGCACCGATCGTCTCGGACCTCGCCAGGATCCCCAGCAGCTCGAACAGACTCTGCTCGGCACCGGCCAGTCGGGTCATCGACTCGTATGCGGCAGATCCGCGCTGCGGCGACACGCGCTTGGTCGGTAGGCCCACGGGGACCGGTTGAGCCCGAAGACGCCGCAACCGCGTCACCGCAAATGCCGCCGGGACGGCCATGAGGGCAGCACCACCGCCGCCCACGAACAGAGTCCACTCCGGTGCCGACAACACCGCCATCCCCGCAGTTCCCACCGCTGTAGTCGTGGACGCGGCTCCGAACCTGATTCCGCGTCGCCTGGCGCGGCGAATCTTCTTCAGATGCTTGACGCGGGGGTCCTTCCGACGTCCTGCAGCGTCGAGAATCGAGGTCCCGACGCTACGAGCGGACTCCGCCAGAGACCTGACCACTGCACCGGACTCGGTGACGGCCGCGGTCACGGACTCTCGATCGAGCGAAACGGCCGGCCGCTTACGCGACCGGCCGGATTCGTGATCTCTTCTACCCATGTCGACGCTGCTGTCGGACGACCGAGGTGTTCGTCAGGTCGATCTACGCCTGAGCCGGGGGCTCGGGCGTCGCGTCCGGGGACTTGGCGATCGACGGCTTCGCCGCGGCATTGCCGGACGGCAGCGAGTCGCCTGCCATCGATGCGCGGATCTGCTCCAAGCGACTGTGGCCCGCCATCTGCACGGATGCCTGCTGGACCTCCATCATGCGACCGGAGACCGTGTTCTGCGCCAGCTCCGCCGATCCCAGGGCATCTGCGTAGCGACGTTCGATCTTGTCGCGCACAGCGTCGAGGCTCGGGGTGTTGCCGGGCGCGGACAGGGTGCTGTCCATCGACCGAAGGGATTCGCTGACCTTCTCCTGCATCTTCGCCTGCTCGAGCTGGCTGAGCAGCTTCGTGCGTTCTGCGACCTTCGACTGCAGAGCCATGGCGTTCTGCTCGACGGCCTTCTTGGCCTGGGTGGCCGCCTGCAGGGACTGGTCGTGCAGGACCTTGAGGTCCTCGACGCTCTGCTCGGCGGTCACCAGCTGCGCAGCGAATGCCTCGGCTGCGTTCGTGTACTGCGTGGCCTTCTCGATGTCGCCTGCGGTGGCGGCCTGATCGGCCAGCGTCACCGCTTGCCGAGCGTTCGCGTTGAGCTTCTCGACCTCGTCCAGCTGCCGGCTGAGCTTCATTTCGAGCTGGCGCTGATTACCGATGACGGACGCGGCCTGCTGGGACAGTGCCTGATGCTGCCGCTGCGCGTCTTCGATCGCCTGCTGAATCTGAACTTTGGGGTCGGCCTTCTCGTCGATCTTGGAATTGAAGAGCGCCATCATGTACTTCCAGGCTTTGACGAAAGGATTAGCCATGGGGTGGTCCTGCCTCCATCTGTTGCGCCGCGGTGGCCGCGTACGGGTCGGCTGCTCTCGCAGTGACCGAAATGAACCTGTCCGTGCTGTGAAAGTCGGGTGCGTGGTCTGGAGTGGAACTGGGTACTTTTCCGATCTTAGGCGGCGGCGAGAGCTCTGGCAGCAGGTGCCGGAATCACGACGCGAGTCTCGCCGTCGATACGGGTGGCGACAGCCGCGTCGTCGAGCCGCGCGGCCGCGGTGGAGGCGTCGGACAGTGTCACGCTGACATCGCTCATGACGTCCGAGAGAGGGACGGCGAGGGCGTCGCAGATCGCGGCGAGGAGTTCGCTCGACGCCTCCTTGCGACCGCGTTCCACCTCGGAGAGGTATCCGAGGCTCACGCGTGCGGTGTTCGAGACTTCACGCAGGGTTCGGCTCTGTGCGACGCGAGTACGCCGCAGACTGTCGCCGAGTGCTTCACGCAATAGCAGCGCCATCTCGCTCCTCCTCGTTGGTGTTCGTGCCGACGACTGTGCCGCCGAGACGACAACGTTCATATCTCGTTCGTCCGAAGCCGTCACGATGTTCAACGTCCCAGCCGGTCCGATTGGTTCCCGACCCTATATGCCCGTTCACTCCGACACGCGCCGAAGTTGCTCCGACACGGCTGCCAAGACTGTATCCCGCCGACTCGTTCGCCTGCTCGCCCGCGCGCGACACGGCCGTTGTCGAGGTCACGTCGGAAGGATTCACGCGGAGGACACGCCTCGTCGCAGACGAAAGGCCTGCACCACGTAGTCCAGGCCGGTGTACACGGTGAGTAGTACCGCCAGCGCCATCAGAGCAACCGCGAACGGGTCGACGACGCTCGGCAGCGGGCACAGGTACACCCCTATCGCGAACGTCTGCACCAGAGTCTTCACCTTGCCGCCGCGGCCTGCGGGGATGACGCCGTGGCGAATGACGGCGAACCGCACGGCGGTGATGCCGATTTCCCGCACCCCGATGATCACGGTCACCCACCACGACAGGTCGCCCAACATCGACAGTCCCACCAGCGCGGCACCGATCAGTGCCTTGTCCGCGATGGGGTCGGCCATCTTCCCGAAGTCGGTGACGAGACCGTATTTGCGGGCCAACTGGCCGTCGATCCGGTCGGTGATGGCAGCAGCAGCGAAGATCGCGGTTGCCGCCAGCCGCCAGGTCGTGTCCTGTCCGTCGCCGACGAACAGCGCTGCGAGAAAGACCGGAACCAGTGCGATCCGGAGCACTGTGAGGACGTTCGCGATATTGAGCAGGGGCACTTCGTCCGGCCCACCGGCGACAGCATTGCTGTGGGGCAGCCCCGACGTGCGCGCAGAATCTCCTGTGCCGGAGGCGCGGTTGCCCGGAATCTCGCCACTGGATGGAACGCCGTGATCGGGCGTGACCGGCCCACTCATCGGCGAACCCGGGAGCCGTCGACGACGCACCGGTCGGTGTGTCGGCTTTTGCGCAGCACCGATCCGCTGAGACGGGGACACAGCTCACGAAGCGACACACGAAAAGTTTATCGGTTGAAGTACTGACTACTGTTCACCCCATGACTTCTGGGCCGAATCGGGCGAGTCGCGGCATCGCAGACCCCGAATCCGACGTGCATTCCGACATCGCGGACCGTGGCTCCGCGAACGACGGCACCCTCGTCGTGCGTCGAGCCCGGACCTCCGACATCCCCGAGATCAAGCGTTTGATCGACATCTACGCAGGACGCATTCTGCTCGAGAAGAACCTCGTCACCCTGTACGAGGCGGTGCAGGAGTTCTGGATCGCCGAGCGTGACGGCGAGATCATGGGTTGCGGTGCGCTGCACGTGCTGTGGGCCGATCTGGGCGAGGTTCGCACGGTCGCCGTCGATCCCGCCGCGAAGGGGCACGGAGCAGGCCACCTGATCGTCGCCAAACTGATCGAGGTCGCTCGTGATCTGGCGCTGCAGAAGGTGTTCGTGCTGACCTTCGAGGTGGATTTCTTCTCCCGACACGGATTTGCTGAGATCGACGGAACCCCGGTGACGGCCGAGGTCTACGCGGAGATGTGCCGGTCGTACGACACCGGCGTGGCGGAGTTCCTGGACCTGAGTTACGTCAAACCGAACACTCTGGGCAACACGCGGATGCTGCTCTCGCTCTGACAGAATTCCGGTATCACCCCACGAATCCGGAAGAGAGCTCCATGCCACTGATCGCCGTCAGCTACACCTACTCGCCCGCCACCATGGAAGGACGCGACACCCACCGCGCGGCACATCGTGCCTGGCTGGCCGACCTACTCGACCGGAAGACCCTCGTGTCGAGCGGGCCGTACGCCGACGGCAGCGGCG is part of the Rhodococcus sp. SBT000017 genome and harbors:
- a CDS encoding DUF3046 domain-containing protein, whose translation is MRLTEFRELLTEEFGSVRGDSLLTDHVLSGIGRTGAQAIEDGVDPREVWRSICYEFDVPRERW
- a CDS encoding glycosyltransferase, with product MRVAVVAGPDPGHAFPAIALSLLFRAAGDEPILFTGSRWVPDAHAAGLRALPLGGLAPRPEDDDLDAGQRIHSRAAFVSTELLPDLERENVDLVVSDILTAGGGMAAERLGITWVELSPHPLYSPSKGLPPIGSGLAPGTGVRGRLRDTVMRALTARSIAQGRAQRSSARTSIGLPAEDPGPAARLVATIPALEVHRPDWPQDAHVVGPLLWEPTDDLLDAPDGSSPLVMVAPSTAFTGAEGMLEMTLKGLDGKGVRVVASVLDGGPHVLPNWANAGLGRQDELLRHADVVVCGGGHGMLAKALIHGVPVVTVPGGGDQWELANRAARQGSAVIVRPATPASIADAVATVLSDPGFARAAETAADGAQSVEDPVSVCHRVLARSTPRRGR
- a CDS encoding TetR/AcrR family transcriptional regulator yields the protein MIEQPVSSPVSSEPPQSPSPTGAPEKSVEDTVLDAARSCILEHGVKRTTLAEIARRAKVSRPTVYRRWADTRAVVSSLLTREIGALIPSFDATASARDQIVTAVGEVADRIRLHPLFVKILRSDSDVLATYILHRLGTSQSLIIDALSSLVVAGQRDSSIRAGDPTTLATLVLLMVQSAVQSAEMVSERVSGTEVTREMAYAVDSYLRPESA
- a CDS encoding diacylglycerol kinase; protein product: MTRSVTVLTNPMAGGGRAGHAGRRAVARLRERELHVTAIEGRTPGDALTLLEKAVGSGTDAVVAVGGDGLVNLVVQVLAGTDVPMGLIPAGTGNDLARTLGLPRDDAAHAADIVADNVTRAIDLGRIGERWFATVLSSGFDSLVTERAKRLRWPRGPLRYNAAMMLQLASLEKLPYVIELDDAELRLDATLVAVGNGRSYGGGMVVCPAARVDDGLLDVTVVRAVSRTRLLGLSPTLYRGTHIDLPEVDTYTSTQVTLRCDGIVAYSDGERVAELPVTARCVSRALRVFVDQVSASRG
- a CDS encoding phage shock envelope stress response protein PspM — protein: MGRRDHESGRSRKRPAVSLDRESVTAAVTESGAVVRSLAESARSVGTSILDAAGRRKDPRVKHLKKIRRARRRGIRFGAASTTTAVGTAGMAVLSAPEWTLFVGGGGAALMAVPAAFAVTRLRRLRAQPVPVGLPTKRVSPQRGSAAYESMTRLAGAEQSLFELLGILARSETIGADDVEEMIAVTSDAARGLEGVAVDIAALERAGAASAVTREHLSNGIASAAAELATGVDQYEQLVAAAARMTGPAGSASTTVVESHRRELLSATDRLQGWAEALTEIDQIRSRHR
- a CDS encoding PspA/IM30 family protein, producing MANPFVKAWKYMMALFNSKIDEKADPKVQIQQAIEDAQRQHQALSQQAASVIGNQRQLEMKLSRQLDEVEKLNANARQAVTLADQAATAGDIEKATQYTNAAEAFAAQLVTAEQSVEDLKVLHDQSLQAATQAKKAVEQNAMALQSKVAERTKLLSQLEQAKMQEKVSESLRSMDSTLSAPGNTPSLDAVRDKIERRYADALGSAELAQNTVSGRMMEVQQASVQMAGHSRLEQIRASMAGDSLPSGNAAAKPSIAKSPDATPEPPAQA
- a CDS encoding helix-turn-helix domain-containing protein, producing MALLLREALGDSLRRTRVAQSRTLREVSNTARVSLGYLSEVERGRKEASSELLAAICDALAVPLSDVMSDVSVTLSDASTAAARLDDAAVATRIDGETRVVIPAPAARALAAA
- the pgsA gene encoding CDP-diacylglycerol--glycerol-3-phosphate 3-phosphatidyltransferase; its protein translation is MSGPVTPDHGVPSSGEIPGNRASGTGDSARTSGLPHSNAVAGGPDEVPLLNIANVLTVLRIALVPVFLAALFVGDGQDTTWRLAATAIFAAAAITDRIDGQLARKYGLVTDFGKMADPIADKALIGAALVGLSMLGDLSWWVTVIIGVREIGITAVRFAVIRHGVIPAGRGGKVKTLVQTFAIGVYLCPLPSVVDPFAVALMALAVLLTVYTGLDYVVQAFRLRRGVSSA
- a CDS encoding amino-acid N-acetyltransferase, whose protein sequence is MTSGPNRASRGIADPESDVHSDIADRGSANDGTLVVRRARTSDIPEIKRLIDIYAGRILLEKNLVTLYEAVQEFWIAERDGEIMGCGALHVLWADLGEVRTVAVDPAAKGHGAGHLIVAKLIEVARDLALQKVFVLTFEVDFFSRHGFAEIDGTPVTAEVYAEMCRSYDTGVAEFLDLSYVKPNTLGNTRMLLSL
- a CDS encoding YciI family protein is translated as MPLIAVSYTYSPATMEGRDTHRAAHRAWLADLLDRKTLVSSGPYADGSGALLLVEGRDAATVETLFAQDPFAVENLIETATFHEWTPVMGTFTS